Proteins from a genomic interval of Streptomyces sp. NBC_01445:
- a CDS encoding Gfo/Idh/MocA family protein: MKVGVLSFAHVHAGGFARLLDEMESVEVLAADPDTDLAAPGEVRGREFADRLGVAYADSYEELFAWGPDKVVVCSENVRHRPLVELAAAHGVDVLCEKPLATTEEDGAAMVEACRAAGVRLAVAHPVRFSPAYTAVRAAVRSGTAGGVLAVSGANNGYLPAARRRWFADPRLAGGGALMDHTVHIADLLDDLFEASPATTVYAQVNNVLHEGQVDADTAGLITVEYANGAVATIDCSWSQPQHHPAWGGLQMQVIGDRATLEMDAFDQKVHGFSESSRAPFELPYGVNLDALMLHSFLYGSDGGTSVTDGESGLRSLRIVTAAYRSAAEGRTVPVR; the protein is encoded by the coding sequence ATGAAGGTCGGAGTGCTGTCGTTCGCGCATGTCCACGCGGGCGGGTTCGCCCGCCTGCTCGATGAGATGGAAAGCGTCGAGGTCCTCGCGGCCGACCCGGACACGGATCTGGCGGCGCCCGGCGAGGTCCGCGGCCGGGAGTTCGCCGACCGGCTGGGGGTGGCCTATGCGGACTCGTACGAGGAGCTGTTCGCCTGGGGTCCCGACAAGGTCGTCGTCTGCTCGGAGAACGTCCGCCACCGGCCCCTCGTCGAGCTGGCGGCGGCGCACGGCGTGGACGTGCTGTGCGAGAAGCCCCTCGCGACGACGGAGGAGGACGGCGCGGCGATGGTCGAGGCGTGCCGCGCGGCGGGCGTGCGGCTCGCGGTGGCGCACCCCGTCCGTTTCAGCCCGGCCTACACGGCGGTCCGCGCCGCCGTGCGGTCGGGGACGGCGGGCGGTGTCCTCGCGGTGTCGGGCGCCAACAACGGCTATCTGCCGGCGGCCCGGCGCCGCTGGTTCGCCGACCCCCGACTCGCGGGCGGCGGAGCCCTGATGGATCACACCGTGCACATCGCGGACCTCCTGGACGACCTCTTCGAGGCGTCCCCGGCGACCACGGTGTATGCACAGGTCAACAACGTGCTCCACGAGGGACAGGTGGACGCGGACACCGCGGGGCTCATCACGGTCGAGTACGCGAACGGCGCGGTCGCGACGATCGACTGCAGCTGGAGCCAGCCCCAACACCACCCGGCCTGGGGCGGGTTGCAGATGCAGGTCATCGGTGACCGGGCGACCCTGGAGATGGATGCCTTCGACCAGAAGGTCCACGGCTTCAGCGAGTCGTCCCGCGCGCCCTTCGAACTGCCCTACGGCGTCAACCTGGACGCCCTGATGCTCCACTCGTTCCTCTACGGGAGCGACGGCGGGACGAGCGTGACGGACGGCGAATCCGGGCTGCGTTCCCTGCGGATCGTCACCGCGGCGTACCGGTCCGCGGCCGAGGGGAGGACAGTGCCGGTGCGGTGA
- a CDS encoding NUDIX hydrolase, with protein MSELVDRVDEQDRVLGTVDRGAAIREGWLHRVATVVCRDPAGRILVHRRAPHVSRFPGRYNWLIGGGVDAGESYESAAARELSEELGVTAPVRFVFKYLCRGEISPYWLGVHEVTVDGPVAPLPSEIVWHDWLTETGLTNAMRQYPFVSDSLEAHARYVALGRENGPGTAR; from the coding sequence ATGAGCGAACTGGTGGACCGCGTGGACGAACAGGACCGCGTACTCGGCACGGTGGACCGGGGTGCAGCCATCCGCGAGGGGTGGCTGCACCGAGTGGCGACGGTCGTGTGCCGCGACCCGGCGGGGCGGATCCTCGTGCATCGCCGGGCGCCGCACGTCTCACGGTTCCCCGGGCGGTACAACTGGCTGATCGGCGGGGGTGTCGACGCGGGCGAGTCGTACGAGAGCGCGGCGGCCCGCGAGCTGTCGGAGGAACTCGGGGTCACGGCGCCGGTCCGCTTTGTCTTCAAGTACCTGTGCCGCGGGGAGATCAGCCCGTACTGGCTCGGGGTGCACGAGGTCACTGTCGACGGGCCGGTCGCGCCGCTCCCCTCCGAGATCGTCTGGCACGACTGGCTCACCGAGACCGGCCTGACGAACGCGATGCGCCAGTACCCGTTCGTGTCGGACTCCCTTGAAGCGCACGCGCGGTACGTCGCGCTGGGCCGCGAGAACGGGCCGGGGACGGCGCGCTGA
- a CDS encoding mechanosensitive ion channel family protein, translated as MNRAMTPDDLIVAGIAIAAGLAAGLLLRMMLRWLGVRADRTRWGGDDVIVDALRSLVPWAAVAAGAAVAASALPLTTRTRHNVTVTLTALLILVATFTAGRVISGLVRSVAQSRSAVAGSATIFVNITRVVVLAVGFLVVLQTLGISIAPLLTALGVGGLAVALALQDTLANLFAGVHILASKTVQPGDYIRLSSAEEGYVVDINWRNTVVRQLSNNLVIIPNAKLASTNMTNYSRPEQEMTLLVQVGVGYDSDLEHVERVTAEVVESVMVDITGAVPDHEPAIRFHTFGDSRISFTVILGVGEFSDQYRIKHEFIKRLHARYRDEGIRIPAPTRTVALQQGAVAIPHQREAAPPIP; from the coding sequence GTGAACCGCGCGATGACGCCCGACGATCTGATCGTGGCCGGGATCGCGATCGCCGCGGGGCTCGCGGCCGGGCTGCTCCTGCGCATGATGCTGCGCTGGCTGGGCGTGCGGGCCGACCGGACGCGCTGGGGCGGCGACGACGTCATCGTGGACGCGCTGCGCTCCCTCGTGCCGTGGGCGGCGGTCGCCGCCGGTGCCGCTGTGGCCGCCTCCGCGCTGCCGCTGACCACCCGGACCCGGCACAACGTCACCGTGACGCTGACGGCGCTGCTGATCCTCGTCGCCACGTTCACCGCGGGCCGGGTGATCTCCGGGCTCGTACGGTCGGTGGCGCAGTCGCGGTCCGCGGTCGCCGGGTCGGCCACCATCTTCGTGAACATCACGCGGGTCGTGGTGCTCGCGGTGGGCTTCCTCGTGGTCCTGCAGACCCTGGGCATCTCCATCGCCCCGCTCCTGACCGCTCTCGGCGTCGGCGGTCTCGCGGTGGCGCTCGCGCTCCAGGACACGCTCGCGAACCTCTTCGCGGGCGTGCACATCCTGGCCTCCAAGACCGTGCAGCCCGGCGACTACATCCGGCTCAGCAGTGCCGAGGAGGGTTACGTCGTCGACATCAACTGGCGCAACACGGTGGTGCGTCAGCTCTCCAACAACCTGGTCATCATCCCGAACGCCAAGCTCGCCTCCACCAACATGACGAACTACAGCCGCCCGGAGCAGGAGATGACGCTGCTCGTCCAGGTCGGCGTCGGCTACGACAGCGATCTGGAGCACGTCGAGCGGGTCACGGCCGAGGTTGTCGAGAGCGTCATGGTCGACATCACCGGCGCCGTCCCCGACCATGAACCGGCCATCCGCTTCCACACGTTCGGGGACTCCCGGATCAGTTTCACGGTGATCCTGGGCGTCGGCGAGTTCAGCGACCAGTACCGGATCAAGCACGAGTTCATCAAGCGCCTCCACGCCCGGTACCGGGACGAGGGCATCCGGATCCCGGCGCCCACGCGGACGGTGGCCCTCCAGCAGGGGGCGGTGGCCATTCCTCATCAGCGCGAGGCCGCACCTCCGATTCCGTAA
- a CDS encoding PQQ-dependent sugar dehydrogenase → MAARRKNPRLWAAFAVTATLALGGFAAPSHADEPAPTAATAGLTDPIPEKPAQSRTGLVLTEYAQFPKSEPVPAPTDPRLMRHARINTINELPDGSGRMATPDLNGTLYLTDPGTAGKDTGGTPHPYLDVKGTFPNFFSGRGLGQGFGYAAFHPQFAKNGRFYTIHTELASQVTQAPDFKQAGTTTYHGVITEWTADDPKAAVFHGTHREVLRIGFTGQVHGIQQIDFNPTAKPHDKDYGLLYLAVGDGGQGVGNSEPQNMALPHGKLLRIDPAGRNSANGKYGIPAANPFVSTPGALGEIYAVGMRDPHRFSWDTGGSHRMYLGHIGEHAIESVYEVKAGDNFGWSEREGPFLFDKKTTDPCARIAPLPADDAKYGYTYPVAAYDHDPGADWDCRSDVGRAIAGGFVYRGKDAPELRGTYIFGDLVDGRILAADTHDMRRGAGLAPLKSLMLFDQATGKKVTMRDLAGDQRVDLRFGTDLAGDLYIVSKANGKVWKVTGTRTFADCKVGHTPTTHTTGADNWAPVTPAKWEFTRRETVLTEPGVSRPGPRRPFEYAVLTAGPRYSNVTIEAEVRIDTPVDITNRDVIVVWDYNSDTQFQYAHLSSDNSIYPHNGLFTVDNADRLRIDDQWNGTYGAPPAIKDAAWHKVRLTHCADTGETAVYMDGSRTPLITGTDPVFSSGRVGFGSFDNNGRIRDLKVTGTVARD, encoded by the coding sequence ATGGCAGCACGACGCAAGAATCCAAGACTCTGGGCGGCCTTCGCCGTCACCGCCACCCTGGCGCTCGGCGGGTTCGCCGCGCCCTCGCACGCCGACGAGCCCGCTCCCACCGCAGCGACCGCGGGCCTCACCGACCCGATCCCGGAGAAGCCCGCCCAGTCCAGGACCGGCCTGGTCCTCACGGAGTACGCCCAGTTCCCCAAGTCGGAGCCGGTCCCGGCCCCCACGGACCCACGTCTGATGCGCCACGCCAGGATCAACACCATCAACGAACTCCCCGACGGTTCGGGCCGGATGGCGACCCCGGACCTCAACGGGACGCTCTACCTCACCGACCCGGGCACCGCCGGCAAGGACACCGGCGGCACCCCGCACCCGTACCTCGACGTGAAGGGCACCTTCCCGAACTTCTTCTCGGGCCGCGGCCTCGGCCAGGGCTTCGGATACGCCGCGTTCCACCCGCAGTTCGCGAAGAACGGCCGCTTCTACACCATCCACACCGAGCTCGCCTCGCAGGTCACCCAGGCCCCCGACTTCAAGCAGGCGGGCACCACCACGTACCACGGCGTCATCACCGAGTGGACCGCCGATGACCCGAAGGCCGCCGTCTTCCACGGCACCCACCGCGAGGTCCTGCGCATCGGCTTCACCGGTCAGGTGCACGGCATCCAGCAGATCGACTTCAACCCGACCGCCAAGCCCCACGACAAGGACTACGGGCTGCTCTACCTCGCCGTCGGCGACGGCGGCCAGGGCGTGGGCAACAGCGAACCGCAGAACATGGCGCTCCCGCACGGCAAGCTCCTGCGCATCGACCCGGCGGGCCGCAACAGCGCGAACGGCAAGTACGGCATCCCGGCCGCCAACCCGTTCGTGTCCACACCGGGCGCCCTCGGCGAGATCTACGCCGTCGGCATGCGCGACCCGCACCGCTTCAGCTGGGACACCGGCGGCAGCCACCGCATGTACCTCGGCCACATCGGCGAGCACGCCATCGAGTCGGTGTACGAGGTCAAGGCCGGCGACAACTTCGGCTGGAGCGAGCGCGAGGGCCCGTTCCTCTTCGACAAGAAGACCACCGACCCGTGTGCCCGCATCGCGCCGCTGCCCGCCGACGACGCCAAGTACGGCTACACGTACCCCGTCGCCGCGTACGACCACGACCCCGGAGCCGACTGGGACTGCCGCTCCGACGTGGGCCGCGCGATCGCCGGAGGCTTCGTGTACCGCGGCAAGGACGCGCCCGAGCTGCGCGGCACGTACATCTTCGGGGACCTCGTCGACGGGCGGATCCTGGCCGCCGACACGCACGACATGCGCCGCGGCGCCGGTCTCGCGCCCCTCAAGTCGCTGATGCTGTTCGACCAGGCCACCGGCAAGAAGGTCACCATGCGCGACCTCGCCGGGGACCAGCGCGTCGACCTGCGCTTCGGCACGGACCTGGCCGGTGACCTGTACATCGTCTCCAAGGCGAACGGCAAGGTCTGGAAGGTCACCGGCACCCGCACCTTCGCCGACTGCAAGGTGGGCCACACCCCCACCACGCACACCACCGGCGCGGACAACTGGGCGCCGGTCACTCCCGCCAAGTGGGAGTTCACCCGGCGTGAGACGGTCCTCACCGAGCCGGGCGTCTCCCGCCCCGGCCCGCGCCGCCCCTTCGAGTACGCCGTCCTCACCGCGGGCCCGCGCTACTCGAACGTGACGATCGAGGCCGAGGTACGTATCGACACCCCGGTCGACATCACCAACCGGGACGTCATCGTCGTCTGGGACTACAACTCGGACACCCAGTTCCAGTACGCGCACCTGTCCAGCGACAACAGCATCTACCCGCACAACGGCCTGTTCACCGTCGACAATGCGGACCGGCTCCGCATCGACGACCAGTGGAACGGAACCTACGGCGCGCCCCCGGCCATCAAGGACGCCGCCTGGCACAAGGTCCGTCTCACGCACTGCGCGGACACCGGCGAGACGGCCGTCTACATGGACGGCAGCCGCACGCCGCTGATCACGGGCACGGACCCGGTGTTCTCCTCGGGCCGCGTGGGCTTCGGCTCGTTCGACAACAACGGCCGGATCCGCGACCTGAAGGTCACGGGGACGGTGGCACGCGACTGA